A window from Telopea speciosissima isolate NSW1024214 ecotype Mountain lineage chromosome 8, Tspe_v1, whole genome shotgun sequence encodes these proteins:
- the LOC122672460 gene encoding uncharacterized protein LOC122672460 → MADPPRRRKRVYGLRRAADGSAFEKCDFCGVSYAIALADMHECKAKTEHKRLKAENQNRNPKILIVEDQPRSPFCCFMESFRKTNNSDYLVEDRKGFETWKNMTPEERSPFVLLSATVNLAYEKVLLKEEEEMEVDDEADSLGVENFDLDRGFYNGWDIIEFEGFDSSECSDIFGDDLKGKFCEVCDGRRRLGYDLT, encoded by the exons ATGGCGGATCCGCCTAGAAGGCGGAAAAGGGTCTATGGGTTACGCCGTGCCGCCGATGGAAGCGCGTTCGAGAAATG TGATTTCTGTGGCGTTTCATATGCCATTGCCCTTGCTGACATGCACGAGTGTAAAGCCAAAACAGAACATAAAAGACTCAAAGCCGAGAACCAGAatcgaaaccctaaaatacttaTCGTTGAAGACCAGCCCAGATCACCATTTTGCTGCTTCAT GGAAAGCTTTCGGAAAACCAATAATTCTGATTATCTGGTAGAAGACCGGAAAGGGTTTGAGACATGGAAGAACATGACACCTGAG gaaAGGTCCCCTTTTGTCCTTCTATCGGCAACGGTGAATTTAGCATACGAAAAAGTTTTgctcaaagaagaagaggaaatggag GTGGATGATGAGGCAGATTCATTGGGGGTTGAAAACTTTGATCTG GACCGTGGATTCTACAATGGCTGGGACATCATAGAGTTTGAGGGATTTGATAGCTCTGaatg ctccgacatttttggtgACGACCTGAAAGGGAAATTTTGTGAGGTTTGTGATGGTCGTAGAAGGCTTGGGTATGACCTGACCTGA